Proteins encoded in a region of the Chryseobacterium piperi genome:
- the ribB gene encoding 3,4-dihydroxy-2-butanone-4-phosphate synthase: MSDIKLNTIPEAIEDLKNGKIIIVVDDENRENEGDFLCAAELTTPELINFMAVHGRGLICMPLPEKRCDELGLDIMVTRTSDPKETAFTVSVDLLGNGTSTGISAGDRAKTILALMDEKSKPTDFMRPGHIFPLRAKKGGVLKRAGHTEAAIDLTHLAGLKEGGVICEIMNEDGTMSRLPDLYAFAQKHDMKIISIEDLIHYQLKKGNLVDRIEERKVKTYYGEYDFYAFRETSNEQIHFVLTKGTWTVDEPVLVRVQSSDSYFDVLTRLNNGEKPLLEKVTSMINEEGKGVIIFINNVSNSENTLKKLQQFLDYQDGQQQHPTLAYNYRDYGIGTQILKNLGINKFKVLTQNPGVKPQVGGYDVEVTEMVQL, encoded by the coding sequence ATGTCTGATATTAAATTAAATACTATTCCTGAGGCAATTGAAGACCTTAAAAATGGTAAAATAATCATAGTAGTAGATGATGAAAACAGAGAAAATGAAGGAGATTTTCTATGTGCTGCAGAACTTACAACACCTGAACTAATTAATTTTATGGCAGTTCACGGAAGAGGGCTTATTTGTATGCCACTTCCTGAAAAAAGATGTGATGAGCTTGGGTTGGATATCATGGTAACAAGAACCAGTGATCCGAAAGAAACAGCTTTTACAGTATCTGTTGACCTTTTAGGAAACGGAACTTCTACAGGTATTTCTGCAGGAGATAGAGCTAAAACAATCCTCGCTTTGATGGATGAGAAGTCAAAACCTACAGATTTCATGAGACCGGGGCATATTTTCCCGCTTCGTGCTAAAAAAGGAGGGGTACTTAAAAGAGCAGGACACACAGAAGCTGCTATTGATCTTACGCATTTAGCAGGATTGAAAGAAGGTGGAGTAATTTGTGAGATCATGAATGAAGATGGTACAATGTCACGTTTACCTGATTTATATGCTTTTGCTCAAAAGCATGATATGAAAATTATTTCTATTGAAGATCTAATCCATTATCAGCTTAAAAAAGGAAATCTTGTTGACAGAATCGAAGAGAGAAAAGTTAAGACTTATTATGGAGAATATGACTTCTATGCTTTCAGAGAGACATCTAATGAGCAAATTCATTTTGTACTGACAAAAGGAACATGGACAGTAGATGAGCCTGTATTGGTAAGAGTTCAGTCTTCTGATTCTTATTTTGATGTATTAACAAGATTAAACAATGGAGAAAAACCTTTATTGGAAAAAGTAACCAGTATGATCAATGAAGAAGGAAAAGGAGTGATAATCTTCATTAATAATGTTTCAAATTCTGAAAATACTTTAAAGAAATTACAACAGTTCCTTGATTATCAGGACGGGCAGCAACAGCACCCAACTTTAGCCTATAATTACAGAGATTATGGGATTGGAACACAGATCCTTAAAAATCTGGGGATTAATAAATTTAAAGTACTCACCCAGAACCCTGGCGTGAAGCCTCAGGTTGGAGGATATGATGTAGAAGTTACCGAAATGGTTCAATTATAA
- the fmt gene encoding methionyl-tRNA formyltransferase has protein sequence MKSLKVVFLGTPEFAKTALEAIHQSHHEVVGVVTVADKASGRGQKIHQSPVKIFAEENNLPVFQPEKLRNTEFLEQIRSLNADVFVVVAFRMMPKVLFEMPKIGTFNLHASLLPDYRGAAPINYAVINGEKTTGVTTFFINEKIDEGNILLQEELEILPNENAGSLHDRLMEIGSKLIVTTLDGLAENTIEERPQPQVEHPKNAYKIFKEDTKINWDAPSKSIHQFILGMSPYPAAFTTLKIGEEEKGLKIFNGRFEISEHNKTIGTLEISKNSFKIYTSDGTYEPLELQLEGKKRMTVKDFLNGFRNFDEIKMA, from the coding sequence ATGAAATCATTGAAAGTCGTTTTTTTAGGCACTCCTGAGTTTGCAAAAACTGCATTAGAAGCCATTCATCAATCACATCATGAAGTTGTAGGTGTTGTAACTGTTGCAGATAAAGCAAGCGGACGCGGGCAGAAAATTCATCAATCCCCGGTAAAGATATTTGCAGAAGAAAATAACCTTCCCGTCTTTCAACCCGAAAAACTAAGGAATACCGAATTTTTAGAACAAATTAGAAGTCTTAATGCAGACGTATTTGTAGTGGTTGCATTCAGAATGATGCCTAAAGTTCTTTTTGAAATGCCTAAAATAGGAACATTCAATCTTCACGCCTCCCTGCTTCCTGATTATAGGGGTGCTGCCCCTATTAATTATGCAGTAATTAATGGCGAAAAAACGACAGGAGTCACTACATTTTTTATTAATGAAAAAATAGACGAAGGGAATATTCTTCTTCAGGAAGAGTTGGAAATATTACCGAATGAAAATGCAGGAAGCCTTCATGACAGGCTTATGGAAATTGGCTCAAAACTTATTGTAACGACATTAGACGGGCTTGCTGAAAATACAATAGAAGAAAGACCCCAACCCCAAGTTGAACATCCTAAAAATGCCTATAAGATCTTTAAAGAAGATACTAAAATTAACTGGGATGCTCCATCAAAATCAATCCATCAGTTTATCCTAGGAATGTCTCCTTATCCTGCTGCTTTTACTACTTTAAAGATAGGAGAAGAAGAAAAAGGATTAAAGATATTCAATGGGAGATTTGAAATATCAGAGCATAATAAAACTATCGGAACTCTGGAGATATCAAAAAATAGTTTTAAGATTTACACATCAGATGGAACTTATGAACCTTTGGAACTTCAGCTGGAAGGTAAAAAGAGAATGACTGTTAAAGATTTTCTGAACGGATTCAGAAATTTCGATGAAATAAAAATGGCTTGA
- a CDS encoding RecQ family ATP-dependent DNA helicase, giving the protein MISSNDFDQLKYKTLKHFWGYDSFRDSQEEVINSIINEKDTLVLLPTGAGKSLCYQLPALFREGVCLVISPLLALMKDQVNQLKFRGIEAEYLSSELDDYDAEVIYNRCKDGLTKLLYISPERITNKQFLQNIEEIQLSFIAVDEAHCISEWGQDFRPSYQNIKEFRKNNPEIPCLALTATATPKVLEEIKIKLELKNPKIFQKSFKRENIRIFTEEVSDKFQRVFDILKYNHSSGIIYVRTRKEAELLTEFLHKNQLKNVDYFHAGLTTKEKNAKQNLWNTSNNYVLISTNAFGMGIDKDNVRFVLHYSPAPSLENYYQEIGRAGRDGQDSFAYLLWNKQEIINFEQILKNQIPNKSEFLKIITYLYSIFQVAEYELPEKVFQLNINGIQNFTKLSIAKIKNVLNFLHNQEIIYYNDNKSLSSLELLMQADEIDQLPKKDGYFIEQLLRTISGITTHKVMFSEQNVSNKIGISIHLIKERLKELQQKRYLEYVDGALSSIKFLKPRDERVINSSYWKLFEHIQRNKIQKWEEMKFYVENNDYCKMKLILSYFGEKNSKNCGHCSICEKNKQTMFGKNISTHLITLLAKKPSTIEELSVQLNYHSKENILENLIFLLDSGKVKMLNFRTYTLA; this is encoded by the coding sequence ATGATTTCTTCCAACGATTTTGACCAGTTAAAATATAAAACCCTCAAACATTTTTGGGGTTATGATAGTTTCAGAGATTCACAGGAAGAAGTTATCAATTCTATTATTAACGAAAAAGATACCCTTGTTTTACTTCCTACAGGAGCAGGAAAATCTTTGTGCTATCAACTACCTGCATTATTCAGAGAAGGAGTATGCCTTGTTATCTCCCCTCTTCTGGCTCTAATGAAGGACCAGGTAAATCAGCTTAAGTTCAGAGGGATCGAAGCTGAATACTTGTCTTCAGAACTGGACGACTATGATGCAGAAGTAATCTACAACAGGTGTAAGGATGGTCTGACCAAATTATTATACATATCACCGGAAAGAATTACCAATAAACAATTCCTTCAGAATATCGAAGAGATACAGCTTTCCTTTATCGCTGTAGATGAGGCCCATTGTATTTCAGAATGGGGACAGGATTTCCGTCCCAGCTATCAAAATATAAAGGAGTTCAGAAAAAACAACCCTGAAATCCCATGCTTAGCTTTAACAGCAACTGCCACTCCTAAAGTTTTGGAAGAAATTAAAATTAAACTGGAACTTAAAAATCCAAAAATTTTTCAAAAGAGTTTTAAAAGAGAAAATATCCGGATTTTCACTGAAGAGGTTTCAGACAAATTTCAACGTGTTTTTGACATTTTAAAATATAATCATAGCTCAGGTATTATCTATGTACGAACCAGGAAAGAAGCCGAGCTACTTACCGAATTTCTACATAAAAACCAGTTAAAAAATGTAGATTACTTCCACGCCGGTCTGACCACAAAAGAAAAAAATGCGAAGCAAAATCTTTGGAATACCAGTAATAATTATGTATTAATTTCAACCAATGCTTTCGGGATGGGAATTGACAAAGATAATGTTCGCTTTGTCCTGCATTATTCCCCAGCTCCATCATTGGAAAATTATTATCAGGAAATCGGAAGAGCCGGAAGAGATGGACAAGATAGCTTTGCTTATTTACTATGGAATAAACAGGAAATTATCAACTTTGAACAAATCCTGAAAAATCAAATCCCGAACAAATCAGAGTTCCTGAAAATAATCACATACCTCTACTCTATTTTTCAGGTAGCTGAATATGAACTCCCGGAAAAGGTATTCCAGCTTAACATCAATGGGATTCAAAATTTTACAAAATTATCCATTGCCAAAATTAAGAATGTATTGAATTTCCTTCATAACCAGGAGATCATATACTATAATGATAATAAAAGCCTTTCTTCCCTAGAATTACTAATGCAAGCTGATGAAATAGACCAGCTACCCAAAAAAGATGGTTATTTCATTGAGCAATTACTTCGTACTATTTCCGGTATTACAACACATAAAGTGATGTTCAGCGAACAAAACGTAAGTAATAAAATCGGAATCAGCATTCATTTGATAAAAGAGCGCCTTAAGGAGCTTCAACAAAAAAGATATCTTGAATATGTAGATGGAGCTTTGTCAAGCATCAAATTTTTAAAGCCAAGAGATGAACGGGTTATCAATTCATCTTATTGGAAACTCTTTGAACACATACAAAGAAATAAAATTCAGAAATGGGAGGAAATGAAATTTTATGTAGAAAATAATGACTATTGTAAAATGAAGCTTATTCTCTCTTATTTTGGCGAAAAGAACTCAAAAAATTGTGGACACTGTTCTATCTGTGAAAAAAATAAACAGACCATGTTTGGGAAAAATATTTCGACACACCTGATCACTTTGCTTGCCAAAAAGCCATCTACCATTGAGGAGCTTTCAGTGCAACTGAACTATCATTCAAAAGAAAATATATTAGAGAATCTTATTTTTCTTTTAGATTCAGGAAAGGTAAAAATGCTCAATTTCAGAACATATACATTGGCTTAA
- a CDS encoding OmpA family protein, with translation MKLSLAIVALALAVPTASFAQDSTAVSNGEYPNTFSSGSANVSPFTQKSKRFNDWAISVGAGVPLMQSADLTSIKNGNGKNLFGYSAYVSIDKAITHAFGLKLQYDRGETRQGFFSTKDSAPTDLAVSQRLAARTQYDAISILGDINFSNLLRRVDNHSTYRWALHGYAGVGTLAYRAYLKDGSNRQRLMTEVKPFKFNSLFGQVGTGLKFKVNRRLDIEGRVMYVVTGDDQFDGGGAKYSEINQREENTSDNFFNATLGVTLKLGKHESHLMWHDPLQEIYYKLDVLANKNQDIEVCKKGDADNDGVCDDWDRQLDTPAGARVDGAGVALDTDLDGVIDLYDKCVTVPGPVENNGCPTSTTGPVKEEERTLEGIEFDLNSDRILPSNTPILNNAVNYINSSNGSYNVIGATDTRGTDAYNQKLSQRRANNVKNYLIKNGVQNGKLNAVGRGEKDLKYPECEPATKCPEWKNRANRRVYFEAK, from the coding sequence CTTCTTTTGCTCAAGACTCAACGGCAGTTTCAAACGGAGAATATCCTAACACATTTTCCTCTGGTTCTGCTAACGTTTCGCCTTTTACACAGAAATCTAAAAGATTTAATGATTGGGCTATTTCAGTTGGTGCCGGGGTACCATTGATGCAATCAGCAGATTTAACATCTATTAAAAATGGTAATGGTAAAAATCTTTTTGGATACTCTGCTTATGTAAGTATTGATAAAGCAATTACTCATGCTTTTGGTCTTAAATTACAATATGACAGAGGAGAAACAAGACAAGGATTCTTCAGTACAAAAGATTCCGCTCCTACTGATTTAGCTGTGAGCCAGAGATTAGCTGCAAGAACTCAGTATGATGCGATTTCAATTTTAGGGGATATTAACTTCTCTAATTTATTAAGAAGAGTTGATAATCACTCTACATACAGATGGGCACTTCATGGTTACGCTGGTGTAGGTACCTTGGCATACAGAGCTTATCTAAAAGATGGTTCTAATCGTCAAAGATTAATGACAGAAGTTAAACCTTTTAAATTCAACTCATTATTCGGACAGGTAGGTACAGGTCTTAAGTTTAAAGTGAACAGAAGACTTGATATCGAAGGTAGAGTAATGTATGTAGTTACTGGTGATGATCAGTTTGATGGTGGAGGTGCTAAATACAGCGAAATCAACCAACGTGAGGAAAATACATCTGATAACTTCTTCAATGCTACTTTAGGGGTTACTCTAAAATTAGGAAAACATGAATCTCACTTAATGTGGCATGACCCATTACAGGAAATCTATTATAAACTAGATGTTTTAGCTAACAAAAATCAAGATATCGAAGTTTGTAAAAAAGGAGATGCTGATAATGATGGAGTTTGTGACGATTGGGACAGACAACTTGATACTCCTGCTGGTGCAAGAGTGGATGGTGCTGGTGTTGCTCTTGATACTGACCTTGATGGTGTAATCGACCTTTACGATAAGTGTGTTACAGTTCCTGGACCTGTTGAAAACAATGGTTGTCCTACGTCAACTACAGGACCGGTAAAAGAAGAAGAAAGAACTTTGGAAGGAATTGAATTTGATTTAAATTCTGACAGAATCTTACCTTCAAACACTCCTATCCTTAACAACGCGGTTAATTATATCAACTCATCTAATGGTTCTTATAACGTAATCGGAGCTACTGATACAAGAGGAACTGATGCTTATAACCAAAAATTATCTCAAAGAAGAGCAAATAACGTTAAGAATTACCTAATTAAAAATGGTGTTCAAAACGGGAAATTAAACGCTGTAGGTAGAGGTGAAAAAGACCTTAAATACCCTGAATGTGAGCCTGCTACTAAATGTCCTGAATGGAAAAACAGAGCGAACAGAAGAGTTTATTTCGAGGCTAAATAA